The following are encoded in a window of Carettochelys insculpta isolate YL-2023 chromosome 30, ASM3395843v1, whole genome shotgun sequence genomic DNA:
- the TMEM147 gene encoding BOS complex subunit TMEM147 isoform X2, translating into MTLFHFGNCFALAYFPYFITYKCSGLSEYNAFWRCVQAGATYLFVQLCKMLFLATFFPTWEGGAGAYDFVGEFMKATVDLADLVGLHLVMSRNAGKGEYKIMVAAMGWATAELIMSRCIPLWVGARGIEFDWRYIQMSIDSNISLVHYIAMAALVWMFTRYDLPKRYRLPLTLLLGLSVYKAFFMESFVHVFLLGSWTALLVKAVITGFLALSSLGLFVTLVHGN; encoded by the exons ATGACCCTCTTCCACTTTGGGAACTGCTTCGCCCTGGCTTATTTCCCCTACTTCATCACCTACAAGTGCAGCGGCCT GTCGGAGTACAATGCTTTCTGGAGATGTGTCCAAGCTGGGGCTACCTACCTCTTTGTGCAGCTCTGCaag ATGCTGTTCTTGGCCACGTTCTTTCCCACCTGGGAGGGTGGAGCCGGGGCTTACGATTTTGTGGGG GAGTTCATGAAGGCCACAGTGGACCTGGCTGACCTGGTGGGGCTGCACCTGGTGATGTCGAGAAACGCGGGGAAGGGCGAGTACAAGATCATGGTGGCAGCCATGGGCTGGGCCACGGCCGAGCTCATCATGTCCAG GTGCATTCCTCTCTGGGTGGGAGCCCGCGGCATTGAGTTTGACTGGAGATATATCCAGATGAGCATCGACTCCAACATCAGTCTG GTTCACTACATCGCCATGGCTGCCCTGGTGTGGATGTTCACCCGCTATGACCTGCCGAAACGCTACCGCCTgcccctcaccctgctgctgggcctcAGTGTCTACAAGGCCTTCTTCATGGA ATCCTTTGTTCACGTCttcctgctgggcagctggacgGCACTGCTGGTCAAAGCTGTCATCACCGGATTCCTGGCACTTAGCTCCTTGGGTCTGTTTGTTACCTTGGTCCATGGAAATTAA
- the TMEM147 gene encoding BOS complex subunit TMEM147 isoform X1 produces MTLFHFGNCFALAYFPYFITYKCSGLSEYNAFWRCVQAGATYLFVQLCKMLFLATFFPTWEGGAGAYDFVGEFMKATVDLADLVGLHLVMSRNAGKGEYKIMVAAMGWATAELIMSRCIPLWVGARGIEFDWRYIQMSIDSNISLVRAPLLLPPRPSAVHYIAMAALVWMFTRYDLPKRYRLPLTLLLGLSVYKAFFMESFVHVFLLGSWTALLVKAVITGFLALSSLGLFVTLVHGN; encoded by the exons ATGACCCTCTTCCACTTTGGGAACTGCTTCGCCCTGGCTTATTTCCCCTACTTCATCACCTACAAGTGCAGCGGCCT GTCGGAGTACAATGCTTTCTGGAGATGTGTCCAAGCTGGGGCTACCTACCTCTTTGTGCAGCTCTGCaag ATGCTGTTCTTGGCCACGTTCTTTCCCACCTGGGAGGGTGGAGCCGGGGCTTACGATTTTGTGGGG GAGTTCATGAAGGCCACAGTGGACCTGGCTGACCTGGTGGGGCTGCACCTGGTGATGTCGAGAAACGCGGGGAAGGGCGAGTACAAGATCATGGTGGCAGCCATGGGCTGGGCCACGGCCGAGCTCATCATGTCCAG GTGCATTCCTCTCTGGGTGGGAGCCCGCGGCATTGAGTTTGACTGGAGATATATCCAGATGAGCATCGACTCCAACATCAGTCTGGTgagagcccctctgctgctgccacctagGCCTTCTGCT GTTCACTACATCGCCATGGCTGCCCTGGTGTGGATGTTCACCCGCTATGACCTGCCGAAACGCTACCGCCTgcccctcaccctgctgctgggcctcAGTGTCTACAAGGCCTTCTTCATGGA ATCCTTTGTTCACGTCttcctgctgggcagctggacgGCACTGCTGGTCAAAGCTGTCATCACCGGATTCCTGGCACTTAGCTCCTTGGGTCTGTTTGTTACCTTGGTCCATGGAAATTAA